In Streptomyces nojiriensis, one genomic interval encodes:
- a CDS encoding DUF6397 family protein yields MKQMGTALRDDVGDVGYVDGGAAADGAADLLMGGVQAAGELGLSRSEFARAVQLGIVRAGPRTLAGAARYARAELDRVRSESGPPGALRERVGTVAGAEAAAEVVGVGPSRFTRLARCGHVTPVGYRINRYRAVVWLYLTAELRSFAARDPGMLRGTAPPADRELMAAKADLRPRKWRGRHVGLLLRRTADPWERAAVLASVLPEDELLEAVPDPAERIVLAALGPPPPYGHPQAPAAAAVATELLKAGPPDEIHWYRTSLDFALAGARGQSKARGQSKSTGERGPT; encoded by the coding sequence ATGAAGCAGATGGGGACCGCACTTCGGGACGACGTGGGCGACGTGGGCTACGTGGACGGCGGCGCTGCGGCCGACGGGGCCGCGGACCTGCTGATGGGCGGCGTGCAGGCCGCAGGTGAACTGGGGCTGAGCCGTAGCGAGTTCGCCAGGGCCGTCCAGCTGGGGATCGTCCGGGCCGGGCCGCGCACGCTCGCCGGGGCCGCGCGTTACGCACGGGCCGAGCTGGACCGGGTCAGATCGGAGTCCGGCCCGCCGGGCGCGCTGCGCGAGCGGGTCGGGACGGTGGCCGGGGCGGAGGCCGCGGCCGAGGTGGTGGGGGTCGGCCCGAGCCGCTTCACGCGGCTCGCGCGCTGCGGGCACGTGACCCCGGTCGGCTACCGGATCAACCGGTACCGGGCCGTCGTGTGGCTCTATCTGACCGCGGAGCTACGGAGCTTCGCCGCGCGGGATCCGGGAATGCTGCGCGGGACCGCGCCCCCGGCGGACCGGGAACTGATGGCGGCCAAGGCGGATCTGCGCCCGCGCAAGTGGCGCGGGCGGCATGTCGGGCTGCTGCTGAGGCGGACCGCCGACCCCTGGGAGCGCGCCGCCGTACTGGCCTCCGTGCTGCCCGAGGACGAACTGCTGGAGGCCGTGCCCGACCCGGCGGAGCGGATCGTCCTGGCCGCCCTCGGCCCGCCACCCCCGTACGGGCACCCGCAGGCTCCGGCGGCGGCCGCGGTGGCGACGGAGCTGCTGAAAGCCGGCCCGCCGGACGAGATCCACTGGTACCGCACCAGCCTGGACTTCGCCCTGGCGGGGGCGCGGGGCCAGTCGAAGGCGCGGGGTCAGTCGAAGTCGACGGGGGAGAGGGGGCCGACATAG
- a CDS encoding GTP-binding protein, translating to MGQYDDRSAGPAGPAAPSPAQDAGADHGPGEDPELAALALKILVAGGFGVGKTTLVGAVSEIRPLRTEEALSEAGELVDDTGGVDQKTTTTVAMDFGRITIRSGLSLYLFGTPGQDRFWFLWDELSQGALGAVVLADTRRLEDCFPAVDYFEHRRIPFVVAVNCFTDARRYGAHDVARALDLEQGTPVVLCDARDRDSGKEVLIRLVEYAGRVHTARLLDSVGSQADPV from the coding sequence ATGGGACAGTACGACGACCGATCTGCCGGACCGGCCGGACCTGCCGCACCTTCCCCGGCCCAGGACGCGGGCGCGGATCACGGCCCCGGGGAGGACCCCGAACTGGCCGCACTCGCCCTGAAGATCCTGGTGGCGGGCGGGTTCGGGGTGGGCAAGACCACGCTGGTGGGCGCGGTCAGCGAGATCCGGCCCCTGCGGACGGAGGAAGCGCTGAGCGAGGCGGGTGAACTGGTCGACGACACGGGCGGCGTGGACCAGAAGACGACCACGACGGTGGCCATGGACTTCGGGCGGATCACCATCCGGTCCGGGCTGTCCCTGTACCTGTTCGGCACGCCGGGGCAGGACCGGTTCTGGTTCCTGTGGGACGAGCTGTCGCAGGGCGCGCTGGGCGCCGTCGTACTGGCCGACACGCGGCGGCTGGAGGACTGCTTTCCGGCGGTGGACTACTTCGAGCACCGGCGCATCCCGTTCGTGGTGGCCGTCAACTGCTTCACGGACGCACGGCGGTACGGGGCGCACGACGTCGCGCGGGCCCTGGACCTGGAGCAGGGGACGCCGGTGGTGCTGTGTGACGCGCGGGACCGGGACTCGGGGAAGGAAGTGCTGATCAGGCTGGTCGAGTACGCCGGGCGGGTGCACACCGCCCGGCTGCTGGACTCGGTGGGATCGCAGGCCGATCCCGTGTGA
- a CDS encoding roadblock/LC7 domain-containing protein produces MALDKQLDWLLDDLTRRVQQVRHAVVLSNDGLVTGASAGLAREDAEHLAAVAAGLQSLAKGSGRHFRAGEVRQTMVEYDEGALFVMAAGAGSSLCVLSAAESDIGQVAYEMTLLVNRVGEHLGVAERRITGG; encoded by the coding sequence ATGGCACTGGACAAGCAACTGGATTGGCTGCTGGACGACCTGACACGCAGGGTCCAGCAGGTGCGGCACGCGGTGGTGCTGTCCAACGACGGCCTGGTCACGGGGGCGAGCGCGGGATTGGCGCGGGAGGACGCGGAACACCTGGCGGCTGTCGCGGCCGGTCTGCAGAGCCTTGCCAAGGGGTCCGGCCGCCACTTCCGGGCCGGTGAGGTGCGCCAGACGATGGTCGAGTACGACGAGGGAGCGCTCTTCGTCATGGCGGCGGGGGCGGGCAGCAGCCTGTGCGTGCTGAGCGCCGCCGAGTCGGACATCGGTCAGGTCGCGTACGAGATGACGCTGCTGGTCAACCGGGTGGGCGAGCACCTGGGCGTTGCGGAGCGGCGTATCACCGGCGGCTGA
- a CDS encoding roadblock/LC7 domain-containing protein, with translation MIEHQRIDLDGGRRSGELDWLLDDLVLRVREVRHAVVLSNDGLAVGASSALGREDAEHLAAVASGFHSLAKGAGRHFHAGGVRQTLVEMDEGFLFVAAAGDGSCLAVISAASADIGLIAYEMARLVKRVGEHLYTPPRFAARPPAAG, from the coding sequence ATGATCGAACACCAAAGGATCGACCTCGACGGCGGCCGCAGGTCCGGCGAACTGGACTGGCTGCTCGACGACCTGGTGCTCCGGGTCCGCGAGGTCCGGCACGCCGTGGTCCTCTCCAACGACGGCCTGGCGGTCGGCGCCTCCAGCGCGCTCGGCCGGGAGGACGCCGAGCACCTGGCCGCGGTGGCCTCGGGCTTCCACAGCCTGGCCAAGGGCGCGGGCCGGCACTTCCACGCCGGGGGCGTGCGCCAGACGTTGGTCGAGATGGACGAGGGCTTCCTCTTCGTCGCGGCCGCCGGCGACGGCTCCTGTCTGGCCGTCATCAGCGCCGCCAGTGCCGATATCGGCCTGATCGCCTACGAGATGGCGCGGCTGGTGAAGCGGGTCGGCGAGCACCTCTACACCCCGCCCCGGTTCGCGGCGCGCCCGCCGGCCGCGGGCTGA
- a CDS encoding PPOX class F420-dependent oxidoreductase — protein MAKKMTQEEWRAFVSHSTRTGKLSTVREDGSPHIAPIWFVLDGDSFVFNTGKDTVKGRNLARDGRVALCVDDDRPPFSFVVLEGRAEISGYADGADELLTWATRIGARYMGEEQAESFGRRNAVPTELLVRVPIDKVIARAGIAE, from the coding sequence ATGGCGAAGAAGATGACTCAAGAGGAATGGCGGGCGTTCGTCTCGCACTCCACCCGCACCGGAAAGCTCTCCACCGTGCGCGAGGACGGAAGTCCGCACATCGCTCCCATCTGGTTCGTGCTCGACGGCGATTCCTTCGTCTTCAACACCGGAAAGGACACCGTCAAGGGACGCAACCTCGCCCGCGACGGCCGGGTCGCGCTCTGCGTGGACGACGACCGGCCGCCCTTCTCCTTCGTCGTCCTCGAGGGCCGCGCCGAGATCAGCGGGTACGCCGACGGCGCCGACGAACTGCTCACCTGGGCGACCCGGATCGGCGCCCGCTACATGGGCGAGGAACAGGCCGAATCCTTCGGGCGCCGCAATGCCGTCCCGACCGAACTCCTCGTCAGGGTTCCGATCGACAAGGTGATCGCCCGCGCCGGTATCGCCGAATGA
- a CDS encoding oxygenase MpaB family protein — MVQRYDRLREILRLDPDKDFLAIYRLTATYEFPWDFTRALELALFRTYAVPSIGGLLAETAEFTDRTQKRYDDTALLLDAVVEHGFESDTARTAIRRVNQMHRSYDISNDDMRYVLSTFVVIPARWLDAYGWRPLTHHERRACANYYATLGRHLGITDIPGSYEEFESTLDAYEEAHFGWDEGARRVADSTLDLMASWYPAPVAPAVRRASLALLDESLLGAFRYETPRAPVRRLVQGALWLRGRAVRLLPPRRAPHYARQNPEIKGYPDGYDVGELGTFPVPGSGGCPVPHPRRPAGAEAQPPA; from the coding sequence CTGGTGCAGCGTTACGATCGGCTGAGGGAGATCCTCCGTCTCGATCCCGACAAGGATTTCCTCGCCATCTACCGGCTCACCGCCACCTACGAGTTCCCCTGGGACTTCACCCGCGCCCTGGAACTCGCCCTGTTCCGGACATATGCCGTCCCGAGCATCGGTGGCCTGCTGGCCGAGACGGCCGAGTTCACCGACCGGACCCAGAAGCGCTACGACGACACCGCGCTGCTCCTGGACGCGGTCGTCGAGCACGGCTTCGAGAGCGACACCGCACGCACCGCCATCCGCCGCGTCAACCAGATGCACCGCAGCTACGACATCTCGAACGACGACATGCGGTACGTCCTGAGCACCTTCGTGGTGATTCCCGCGCGCTGGCTGGACGCCTACGGCTGGCGTCCGCTGACCCACCACGAGCGCCGGGCCTGCGCGAACTACTACGCCACCCTCGGCAGACACCTGGGCATCACGGACATCCCGGGCTCCTACGAGGAGTTCGAATCCACCCTCGACGCCTACGAGGAGGCCCACTTCGGCTGGGACGAAGGCGCCCGCAGGGTCGCCGACTCCACCCTCGACCTCATGGCCTCCTGGTACCCGGCGCCGGTCGCCCCCGCCGTGCGGCGCGCGAGCCTCGCCCTCCTCGACGAGTCGCTGCTGGGCGCCTTCCGCTACGAGACCCCGCGCGCCCCGGTCCGGCGCCTCGTCCAGGGCGCCCTGTGGCTGCGCGGCCGTGCGGTCCGGCTCCTGCCCCCGCGCCGCGCCCCGCACTACGCCCGCCAGAACCCGGAGATCAAGGGCTATCCGGACGGCTACGACGTGGGTGAGCTCGGCACGTTCCCCGTGCCCGGCTCGGGCGGCTGCCCCGTTCCGCATCCCCGCCGGCCCGCCGGAGCCGAGGCCCAGCCTCCGGCCTGA
- a CDS encoding YchJ family protein: MPTPAVPCPCGLPATYPECCGPFHSGARSAPTAERLMRSRFSAFAVGDTAYLLRSWHPATRPDRLDLDPEQRWERLEILATERGGMFETEGSVEFRAHYREGRHTGSLHEHSSFSREGGAWVYVGPLSPVDFD; encoded by the coding sequence ATGCCCACCCCTGCCGTCCCCTGCCCCTGCGGGCTGCCCGCCACCTACCCGGAGTGCTGCGGCCCCTTCCACTCCGGTGCCCGGTCGGCCCCCACCGCCGAGCGGCTGATGCGCTCCCGGTTCAGCGCCTTCGCCGTCGGCGACACCGCCTACCTGCTGCGCTCCTGGCACCCCGCCACCCGTCCGGACCGCCTCGACCTGGATCCCGAACAGCGCTGGGAGCGGCTGGAGATCCTCGCCACCGAGCGCGGCGGGATGTTCGAGACGGAGGGCTCGGTGGAGTTCCGCGCCCACTACCGCGAGGGCCGGCACACCGGCTCGCTGCACGAGCACAGCAGCTTCTCGCGCGAGGGCGGGGCCTGGGTCTATGTCGGCCCCCTCTCCCCCGTCGACTTCGACTGA
- a CDS encoding polyprenyl synthetase family protein translates to MSYLDLHREVSQDIDAEIDTALERLGPLASTTRNSVAKLLEHRKLRHPLSVLPLLTHAIETGNPRPAIPLSAVHLLWWTSACYLDDLADANGASISGELTENEALLASVITGNSLPIQILLSQDLPESARSALITEILNGWIIGVDGQIDDMRGDICSASRKSVVETYRGKSGAPFGMITAMAAIFSGTTAEKVELWREFGYVFGILWQIFNDQEDILSGRNEDLVNGTVTYLLASVLEDASPDSRERILDLCATAGRSHQARVELEGLLRTPTTLDRYRAEIDAFRGEGHRILDELGGDETYLPVLRHLVDHASQMLLEADLDPVAVSGAA, encoded by the coding sequence ATGTCCTACCTGGACCTGCACCGGGAAGTCTCGCAGGACATCGACGCGGAGATCGACACCGCGCTGGAGCGGCTCGGCCCACTGGCGAGCACGACCAGGAACTCAGTGGCCAAGCTCTTGGAGCACCGCAAACTGAGACATCCCCTCTCGGTACTGCCGCTCCTCACGCACGCCATAGAGACCGGAAATCCGAGGCCGGCCATACCGTTGTCCGCCGTCCACCTGCTGTGGTGGACCTCGGCCTGCTACCTCGACGACCTGGCGGATGCCAACGGTGCCTCCATCTCCGGTGAGCTCACCGAGAACGAAGCGCTGCTCGCGTCCGTCATCACGGGGAACTCACTCCCCATCCAGATCCTCCTCTCACAGGATCTCCCGGAGTCGGCGCGCAGCGCGCTGATAACCGAGATCCTGAACGGCTGGATCATCGGCGTCGACGGCCAGATCGACGACATGCGCGGGGACATCTGCAGCGCGTCGCGGAAATCGGTCGTCGAGACGTACCGCGGCAAGTCCGGCGCTCCGTTCGGAATGATCACGGCAATGGCCGCCATATTCTCGGGAACAACGGCCGAGAAGGTGGAGCTGTGGCGTGAATTCGGCTACGTCTTCGGGATCCTTTGGCAAATATTCAACGACCAGGAAGACATCCTGTCCGGCCGCAACGAGGACCTGGTCAACGGCACGGTCACCTATCTCCTCGCCTCCGTCCTCGAGGACGCCTCGCCCGATTCCCGGGAGCGGATCCTGGACCTGTGCGCCACCGCCGGGCGCTCGCACCAGGCCAGAGTGGAACTCGAGGGACTGCTGCGGACCCCCACCACCCTCGACCGGTACCGGGCGGAGATCGACGCCTTCCGCGGCGAGGGGCACCGAATCCTGGACGAACTGGGCGGCGACGAGACCTACTTGCCGGTGCTCCGGCACCTCGTGGACCACGCGTCGCAGATGCTGCTCGAAGCGGACCTCGACCCGGTCGCCGTGAGCGGCGCCGCCTGA
- a CDS encoding MHYT domain-containing protein gives MGHLDHAAYGWLTPALSYVMASIGAALGLRCTVRALATTGASRRNWLLTAASAIGTGIWTMHFVAMLGFEVTGTEIHYDVPLTILSLLVAVLVVGAGVFAVGYGKERGRSLVLGGLTTGLGVASMHYLGMAALRLHGEVSYDPLTVGLSVAIAVIAATAALWAALNIKSPVAVAVASLVMGAAVSSMHYTGMMAVAVSVSPSDAALPGATAMQFIFPLAVGLGSYLFITAAFVALSPTIDERAASASARHPGEHTVPAH, from the coding sequence CTGGGACATCTGGACCACGCCGCCTACGGGTGGCTGACACCCGCGCTGTCATATGTGATGGCATCGATCGGTGCCGCCCTCGGGCTGCGCTGCACCGTCCGGGCTCTCGCCACGACCGGAGCCTCCCGCCGCAACTGGCTCCTCACCGCGGCCTCCGCCATCGGCACCGGCATCTGGACCATGCACTTCGTCGCGATGCTCGGCTTCGAGGTCACGGGCACCGAGATCCACTACGACGTGCCGCTCACGATCCTCAGCCTGCTCGTCGCCGTGCTGGTGGTCGGCGCCGGAGTCTTCGCCGTCGGCTACGGCAAGGAGCGCGGCCGGTCCCTCGTACTGGGCGGCCTGACCACCGGACTCGGCGTCGCCAGCATGCACTACCTGGGCATGGCGGCCCTGCGTCTGCACGGCGAGGTCTCCTACGATCCGCTCACCGTCGGACTCTCCGTCGCCATCGCCGTGATCGCGGCGACCGCCGCCCTGTGGGCCGCGCTCAACATCAAGTCACCGGTGGCGGTCGCCGTCGCCTCGCTCGTCATGGGCGCCGCCGTCAGCAGCATGCACTACACGGGGATGATGGCCGTCGCCGTCAGCGTCAGCCCCTCGGACGCGGCCCTGCCCGGCGCCACCGCCATGCAGTTCATCTTCCCGCTCGCCGTCGGGCTGGGCTCCTACCTGTTCATCACCGCCGCCTTCGTCGCGCTCTCCCCGACGATCGACGAACGCGCCGCCTCCGCTTCGGCCCGGCACCCGGGGGAGCACACCGTGCCCGCCCACTGA
- a CDS encoding DUF742 domain-containing protein: MNGQWYDADAGPLVRPYAVTGGRTKPGPHGVRFDLIALVAVDPTGTDEAAESLLGPEHRALLGFCRSETQSVAELAADADLPVGVVRVLLGDLLEGGHVKVSRPVPPAQLPDVRILREVIEGLRAL, translated from the coding sequence ATGAACGGCCAGTGGTACGACGCCGACGCGGGCCCGCTCGTCCGGCCCTACGCCGTGACCGGCGGGCGTACGAAGCCGGGACCCCACGGGGTCCGCTTCGACCTGATCGCGCTGGTCGCGGTCGACCCGACGGGCACGGACGAGGCGGCCGAGTCGCTGCTGGGCCCCGAACACCGGGCACTGCTCGGATTCTGCCGGTCCGAGACCCAGTCGGTGGCCGAACTCGCCGCCGACGCGGACCTGCCCGTGGGGGTGGTGCGGGTGCTCCTCGGGGACCTGCTGGAGGGCGGGCACGTCAAGGTCAGCCGGCCCGTACCGCCCGCACAACTGCCGGACGTGCGGATTCTGCGTGAAGTCATCGAGGGATTGAGAGCGCTTTGA
- a CDS encoding class I SAM-dependent methyltransferase, which translates to MSEDHTHVQEFFGARAADWDRRFPGDEPAFTTAVTEFGLRPGDRVLDAGCGTGRAMTALRAAVGPAGTVLGVDLTPQMLAAARRAGRDAEGALLLADVARLPLRDEVLDAVFAAGLIAHLPDPGANLRELARVVRPGGGLALFHPIGRAALAARHGRELTPDDMRAEHNLGPLLTGSGWDMASYADDDDRFLALAVRRP; encoded by the coding sequence ATGAGCGAAGACCACACACACGTGCAGGAGTTCTTCGGGGCGCGCGCAGCCGACTGGGACCGCAGGTTTCCCGGCGACGAGCCCGCGTTCACCACCGCCGTGACCGAGTTCGGGCTGCGGCCCGGGGACCGCGTGCTCGACGCGGGCTGCGGCACCGGGCGGGCCATGACCGCGCTGCGGGCCGCCGTCGGACCCGCCGGGACCGTGCTCGGCGTGGACCTCACTCCGCAGATGCTGGCCGCCGCGCGGCGGGCGGGGCGGGACGCCGAGGGCGCCCTGCTCCTCGCCGACGTGGCCCGGCTGCCGCTGCGCGACGAGGTGCTCGACGCGGTGTTCGCCGCCGGGCTCATCGCCCACCTGCCCGACCCGGGGGCGAACCTGCGCGAGCTCGCCAGGGTGGTCCGCCCCGGTGGCGGGCTCGCGCTCTTTCACCCGATCGGGCGGGCGGCCCTCGCCGCGCGGCACGGCCGCGAGCTGACCCCGGACGACATGCGGGCCGAGCACAACCTCGGCCCGCTGCTGACCGGTTCGGGCTGGGACATGGCCTCGTACGCCGATGACGACGACCGTTTCCTGGCGCTGGCCGTACGTCGCCCCTGA
- a CDS encoding sensor histidine kinase: MRTPRRRPEAAAPRLPAPPARGRRAHAGPPAEEPAEFPGHRPDPPAARASGPRPRPRPRLRLRPATVRAKIVSLLMVPVVSLLALWAFATVNTAQDMARLSRVHQVDTEIRTPVAAAVTELQAERRAAVRLLADPASDPGALDQQARRTDAAVQRLRLGDQHTVADSGDYRSDIVVRLESFVAAVEGLGASRKDIADRRATPEAAYTIYTRVVDSAFAVGGALTGGGKAELGADARVLLEFSRAAELLSREDALLAAPGPRTAETLRQLTGAVESRRALTESAARDLPAEQEAVWQSAAKSADYADLTGAEDRALAAGTSKESRGLPAGWEAAHNGIASSMREVEASAHAAAADRADPFTEGALTPAGAAVLLGLAAVAASLVISVRIGRVLVVELVSLRNTALEIAHRKLPQAMERLRAGQEIDVAAETPPGPPAEDEITQVGEALGTVHRAALSAAVERAELADGISGVFVNLARRSQVLVHKQLTLLDSMERRADDPNELGDLFRLDHLTTRMRRHAESLIILSGATPGRAWRMPVPLTNVVRAAVSEIEDYPRIEVRQLAEAAVVGGAVADLTHLLAELIENAAQFSPPHTKVRVSGEPVGTGYVLEVEDRGLGMGTESLGDANRRIEQSESLDLFDSDRLGLFVVSRLSARHGVKVHLRTSPYGGTTAVVLLPNSILQGAITTGAPAGAATAAASASASAPASASDRGTAPESGPAPRPAPRPEPPAAAPAPKAVAGAERPPAMTVVREDTPSPAAAPDPVREEPRPAPVASLRPRAPGGAGARTQTAAAPPATVTELPRRVRQASLVPQLREAPAPKAPAASRLPEEPSGRSPEQARDRMAAYRAGWVRGAQENSPHAGSEGEV, from the coding sequence ATGCGAACACCCCGCAGAAGACCGGAAGCAGCGGCGCCGAGGCTGCCCGCGCCCCCGGCACGCGGCCGCCGGGCCCACGCCGGGCCGCCGGCCGAGGAACCGGCGGAGTTCCCGGGCCACCGGCCCGATCCGCCTGCCGCGCGCGCCAGCGGACCCCGGCCCCGGCCGCGGCCGCGGTTGCGGCTGCGTCCCGCCACCGTCCGCGCGAAGATCGTCTCGCTGCTGATGGTCCCGGTCGTCTCGCTCCTCGCCCTCTGGGCCTTCGCCACCGTCAACACCGCCCAGGACATGGCCCGGCTCAGCCGCGTCCACCAGGTCGACACCGAGATACGCACACCCGTCGCCGCCGCCGTCACCGAGCTCCAGGCGGAACGGCGCGCCGCCGTCCGTCTGCTCGCCGACCCCGCCTCCGACCCGGGCGCCCTGGACCAGCAGGCCCGCCGGACCGACGCTGCCGTGCAGCGGTTGCGGCTCGGTGACCAGCACACCGTGGCCGATTCCGGCGACTACCGCTCCGACATCGTGGTCCGGCTGGAGTCGTTCGTGGCCGCTGTCGAAGGCCTGGGCGCGTCGCGCAAGGACATCGCCGACCGCCGCGCCACCCCCGAGGCGGCGTACACCATCTACACCCGCGTGGTCGACTCCGCCTTCGCCGTCGGCGGCGCCCTGACCGGCGGGGGGAAGGCCGAACTCGGCGCCGACGCCCGGGTCCTGCTCGAATTCTCCCGCGCCGCGGAACTGCTCTCCCGGGAGGACGCGCTGCTCGCCGCCCCCGGCCCGCGCACGGCCGAAACGCTTCGGCAGCTGACCGGCGCCGTCGAGTCCCGCCGCGCGCTCACCGAATCCGCCGCCCGTGACCTCCCCGCCGAACAGGAGGCCGTCTGGCAGTCCGCCGCCAAGAGCGCCGACTACGCCGATCTCACCGGCGCCGAGGACCGGGCGCTGGCCGCGGGCACCTCCAAGGAGAGCCGCGGATTGCCCGCCGGATGGGAGGCCGCCCACAACGGCATCGCCTCCTCGATGCGGGAGGTCGAGGCGTCCGCACACGCCGCGGCCGCCGACCGGGCCGACCCGTTCACCGAAGGGGCGCTCACCCCGGCCGGGGCCGCCGTGCTGCTGGGCCTGGCGGCCGTCGCCGCCTCCCTCGTCATCTCGGTCCGGATCGGCCGGGTGCTCGTCGTCGAACTCGTCTCGCTGCGCAACACCGCCCTGGAGATCGCCCACCGCAAACTCCCGCAGGCGATGGAACGGCTGCGCGCCGGCCAGGAGATCGACGTCGCCGCCGAGACCCCGCCCGGGCCGCCCGCCGAGGACGAGATCACCCAGGTCGGCGAGGCGCTCGGCACCGTCCACCGGGCCGCGCTCAGCGCCGCCGTCGAACGGGCGGAACTCGCCGACGGGATCTCCGGTGTCTTCGTCAACCTCGCCCGCCGCAGCCAGGTCCTCGTACACAAGCAGCTCACCCTGCTCGACTCGATGGAGCGGCGCGCCGACGACCCGAACGAGCTCGGTGACCTCTTCCGCCTCGACCACCTGACCACCCGGATGCGCCGGCACGCGGAAAGCCTGATCATCCTGTCGGGTGCCACCCCCGGCCGGGCCTGGCGGATGCCGGTCCCCCTCACGAACGTCGTGCGGGCCGCCGTCTCCGAGATCGAGGACTACCCGCGGATCGAGGTCCGGCAGCTCGCGGAAGCCGCCGTGGTCGGGGGCGCCGTCGCCGACCTCACCCACCTGCTCGCGGAACTCATCGAGAACGCGGCTCAGTTCTCCCCGCCGCACACCAAGGTCCGGGTGAGCGGTGAGCCCGTCGGCACCGGCTACGTCCTGGAGGTCGAGGACCGCGGACTCGGCATGGGCACCGAGTCCCTGGGCGACGCCAACCGCCGCATCGAGCAGTCCGAGTCCCTCGACCTCTTCGACAGCGACCGGCTCGGGCTCTTCGTGGTCAGCCGCCTCTCGGCCCGCCACGGAGTCAAGGTGCACCTGCGCACGTCGCCCTACGGCGGCACCACCGCAGTGGTGCTCCTGCCCAACTCCATTCTCCAGGGCGCGATCACGACCGGAGCCCCAGCCGGAGCCGCTACCGCCGCTGCCTCTGCCTCCGCCTCTGCCCCCGCCTCCGCATCCGATCGCGGCACGGCGCCGGAATCCGGCCCGGCGCCCCGCCCGGCGCCCCGCCCGGAGCCGCCGGCTGCCGCTCCGGCACCGAAGGCGGTCGCCGGGGCCGAACGGCCACCCGCCATGACCGTCGTACGGGAGGACACGCCGTCCCCGGCCGCGGCCCCGGACCCCGTACGCGAGGAGCCGCGCCCGGCCCCGGTGGCTTCGCTCCGGCCGCGCGCCCCCGGCGGCGCGGGCGCCCGTACCCAGACGGCCGCGGCGCCCCCGGCCACGGTCACGGAACTACCGCGCCGGGTGCGCCAGGCCAGTCTCGTCCCGCAGCTTCGGGAAGCCCCCGCCCCGAAGGCCCCGGCCGCATCACGCCTCCCCGAGGAGCCGTCGGGCCGCAGCCCCGAGCAGGCCCGGGACCGGATGGCGGCCTACCGGGCCGGCTGGGTCCGCGGTGCCCAGGAGAACTCCCCTCACGCAGGCAGCGAAGGAGAAGTTTGA